TCTCCACCGGCACCTCGAGACTTACCTTCAGCACCTCTTCGCGTTCTCCGCGGTTGATCGCCAAAATCCGATGAGGCGGCAGCTTGCGGACAGGCTCCGAGTACTGGTAATACATTTCGTACACGGATTCCTGCTCTTTATTTTTCGCTTCGGTATGAAGAATGCCGTGATCATGCGTATATCGGCGCACCCAGGCCCGCACTTTGGCGTCGTCGGCGATGTTTTCGGCGATGATGTCCATCGCGCCTTGAACCGCCTCCTCGGCCGTCTGAACGCCTTTCTCGGCGTTCACATACTTAGCGGCCTCCGCCTCCGGATTACCCTGCCGGGGCTGGCTCATGATCCACTCGGCCAGCGGCTCGAGACCTTTTTCTTTGGCCACGCTCGCCCGCGTTTTGCGCTTTTGCCGGTACGGCCGGTACAGGTCTTCGACCTCCTGCAGCTTGACCGATTGCTCGATCGAGGCTCGCAGCTCGTCCGTCAGCTTCCCCTGCTCGTCGATCAGCCGGATGACCTCCAGCTTCCGCGACTCCAGATTGCGCAAATAGTTCAGGCGCTCCTCGATATCGCGCAGCTGGTTTTCGTCGAGCTCCCCTGTCATCTCTTTGCGGTAGCGCGCGATAAAAGGAATCGTATTTCCTTCGTCCAAGAGGCCTACGGTCGTTTTTACCTTGCCGGGAGACAGCTGCAGCTCCGCAGCGATCTGCTTTAAAATCCGCTCCTGAATGGCGGCCTTCATTTCCTCCGTCAATTCATGTTGCGCACCGGACGTTTCAACTGCTTCGACCTGTTCCTTCGACATGAGCTTCATCCTCTCCTATTTGTAAACATCAAAAAACGAGGGACTCTGCAGCACCCTCGCCTCCAATCATCTTTTAGAATTCAATCAGTCCTACGCTGATCTGCAGGGCATCGTCAACTTTCCGCATCGTCTCTTCATCCAGATGAGTGATTTTATCCGTGAGCCGCTGCTTGTCGATAGTTCGGATTTGCTCCAGCAGGATGACGGAATCTCTGTCAAAGCCGTGAACCTCCGCATCGATCTCCACATGCGTTGGCAGCTTCGCTTTCTGAATCTGCGCCGTAATCGCCGCCACGATGACCGTCGGGCTGAAGCGATTGCCGATATCATTCTGAATCACAAGGACAGGCCGAACCCCTCCTTGTTCCGAACCAACGACCGGTGAAAGATCTGCGAAAAAAACATCGCCACGTTTGACAATCAACTGTTACACCCCGCTAACTAAACGGTCAAGAGTGTTATCCGCTTCTTCCTCCGCCAAAAATGCCTCCGAAGCCATATGCAGATTGATCTTCGCCATTTCCATGTACCCTCGCTGCATGGATTCGCGCAGGTGGCGCTTTTTCCGCTCCATTAAATACAGCTTCATCGCTTGTCGAATGAATTCGCTGCGGTTGGAGTTCTCCTTTTCCACGATGCCGTCGACTTCCTGCAATAAATAGTCCGGCAAGCTGATCATGATTCGTTTCGTATTTTGAGCATTGGCCACCCGTCTCGCACCCCCACAAAAATACCCAAAACAATATTACCATTATGGATTAGATCAAGCAATTTTATACAAGAATAAATATATGCACTCGGTATTGCAAATATGTTATACGATCTCCGTATCAAGGCATATGCCACTAAGTACATATTCGCGGCAAAAACGGAAAATCCTTTCGAAATGTTTCACTTTGCCCCATGGTAAATAATTCTTTAGGATTTCGATTGCGTTTTTATCCATTTTTATGCTTAAGCAGCGGATTAACCGTCTGCACGACGGTGCCGTTATCGGTATATACCCGCGGTACACGGTGGGAGATCATGCACGTAATCTCGTAATTGATCGTCCCCAGCAGCCCGGCCAGCTCCTCAGCCGTAATTCGCTCATCCCCCTGTTTGCCCAAAATGACCACTTCTTCCTCCATATGAATATCGGAAAAACCCGTCACATTCAGCATACATTGGTCCATGCAAATTCTCCCAACGACCGGAGCCCTCTTGCCCTGAACGAGCGCACTCACTTTGCCGGAAAGCATACGCGAAAACCCGTCGGCATACCCGATAGGGAGTGTAGCCAGCGTCTCTTCCCCTTGCGTGAAGTACGTAACGCCGTAGCTCACCCCGGAGCCCGGAGGGACTGTTTTCAGCATGACGATGCCCGTCTTGATGCTCATAACCGGTTCCAGCGCAATGCGCCGGCGGTTCACTTCCTCCGAAGGATACAGCCCATACATGCTGATGCCGAGCCGGACCATGTTAAACGTCAGCTCCGGCGTATCGATCGCCGCGGCGCTGTTGCCGGCATGAACATACGTAAACTGTACGCCCTTCTCTTCAAAATGCCGCACCACCCGCCGAAACCGCTCGTGCTGCTGCTTCGTGTACGTTTTATCCTCTTCATCCGCACAAGCGTAATGGGTGAAAACCCCCTCCACCTCAACTCCCGGCAGCTGCAGCGCCTTTTCTATAAAAGCGATCGCCTCCGCCTCCGTCGGCAGCCCGAGCCGGTTCATGCCGGAGTCGACCTTGATATGGATTTTCAATGGCTTGAGCTGAAAAAGCCCCTGCCGCCCCAGCTCTTCGATCGCTTCCAGCACATTAAGGGAGTACACGTTCAAGGTAATATCGTGCTCCCACGCAATCTCAACGCCTTCCGGAGGCGTATAGCCGAGCACAAGAATAGGCGCCGTAATCCCCGCCTGCCGTAGCTCCAGCCCCTCATCCAAAAACGCCACCGCTATATATTCGACGCCGCACGCCAGGGCCGCCTTGCTCACTTCGTAAGCCCCATGACCGTACGCATCGGCTTTGACCACAGCCATTTGCTTGATATGCTCCGGCAGGACCTGTTGAAAGGCCCGCAGGTTATGCCGCAGCGCATCAAGCGAAATCTCGACCCGCGTCGGCCGGTAAAACGGATCCATTTCCTCACCTTCTTCGTCAGTCCGTCACGTTGAACGAATTTCTCCCTTATGGGCAAAAAATTCGGAAGGGAAGCCCTCGGGTTATAGAGGCGCTTCCCTTCACTAATGTTAATCCGTTCCTATAGTGCTGTCAATGAACATTATGCGAAAAAAGTGGCTGCCGAGGTGCCTTGTTTTGCCAGTGGCGGATTGGTTTCATATTTTGTCGTCAATCCCCGCTCCGCAGTCAATTAAACGGCCGGTCCAGACTTTATGCGTTATTTTATAGCAGCCATTCATCTCACGCCTGTTTCCCGGGTTCGACAGTCGGTAGATGCACAATCCGTCTCAAACCCAAGCGGGACAAGGGATGCGGCAGTTGTGGATAACTACGTGTGGTGCCTACATCTTTTGGGGGTCAAGAGAGCGAAATATCCCATATTTGCTGGGGTTCTGCGATTTGCAAGGCCGAAACAATTGCCCGATGTTCGTCCGTTAATTCCGTCCGTTGCCGCAGCTTTCCACCATCCAAACGGTACTCAACCAGATGCAGCGTCTGCATGAGCGAACGAATCTCGCGCCACGTTTGACCGGTTTGGTTTTCTGCAATCCGGATGAGCATCAAGGCCAGCCAGCAAAGCAGGACATGTGCGCGAATCCGTTCTTCTTTCCGGTGGTAGACCGGCCGCAGTTCCAGCGATTGCTTGAGTGTCCGAAACGCTGCTTCCACCTGAAGCAATTGCTTGTACCCGAGTGCCACGTCTTCCGTGGACAAGGTGTCGTCAGAGGTGCGCAGCAAGTATTTGCCGTCCAGATGCTCCATCGCTTTGACGGCGGCCAGATCGATACGCAGATTGCCGCGCTTGTCGGTCTTGAGATACCGTTTGTACGTCGGATGGCTGTGTAGACGGCAGTGTGCCCCGGTATGCGCTTCGCCGTCCAGTTCCTTCAACCGGGCAAGCTCCGTGCGCAGCTGCTCCAGATGCGCTTCGCGCCGGGCGGCATCCCGCTTTGCTTCTTCCGGATTGCGAACGAGCACGTATCGCTTGCGCGCTTCGCCATCCCCCACGACGATCTCCTTGACCTCCAGGTTGTCTCGGATCGTTTTGAAACGTCCCGGATGCGCGAGTGCCGCTTCGACGGTCGGCTTGCCCGACGTCATCTTCTCCCCGGCAATGTAGTGGCCGCCGCTCTGTTGCAGTACGCGCAGATTGTCTTCGGAGGAGAAACCGCGGTCGACGACGGTAATCACACGCCCGAGTTTCCACCCGATCAGATCCTTTTTCACCTGCGGCACAACGTTCATATCCGACGTATTGCCCGGCCACACCCAACAACGAATCGGGATGCCCTCACGCGTGACAGCAAAACCGATGACCACCTGCGGAAGGTCGGGGCGATGGTCTTTCGAATAACCGGTTTTGCGAAAATCGTCTTCGTCGTCCTCTTCCGTCTCAAAATACGTGGAGGTCGTGTCGAAGAACAGCAGATCGACTTCCAGATTCAGCAAATCCGCTACCGTATGGAACACTTCACGCTGGATGCTTTCTTCCGACGTGAGCAGAAAATCCATTGCCCGGTAGCCATGCTGCACGTCAAACGCCGGAAGGTCCGGGATGACCACTTCACGATCCACCCAATCTTCAATCGCCAGCTTGCTGCTTGGTGCCAGCGCCCGATTGGCCACCATGGCAAAGATGGCGCGTTCAACCGGCATGCGGTATTCCCGGTCGGCAAGTCGTCGTGTAATCGCTTCGCCGATACCAAGCTTCTTCCAAAGTTGATCGAGCAGCCATACGCCGCCCAGCGAACGACTGCTAAGGAGCGTAACCGAAGCGGGTTGCGCTGAAGATGGAGAGGGCGCTTGCGGCTCGCCAATAAAACGGTGGATGCTGGCGGCAAGACGTTTCAAGCCCTCCATGTCCAGTTCGTCAGCGCGGCCGAAATGGTACAGGACTTTCGCTTGTGGAGTTCCGGTCACAGGATTTCGCTCATTATGGGCGAGCTGTACGTAACGGGTGATCGAACCGTTTTTATTTTTACGAGAGATTGTTCGTATATACATATCTACAGGATATAATATATACTACAAGAAATGCAACAAAAATATCTAATTATCCACAAAAATTTAGTGCCTACAGTTTTTTGGATTTTTTCGCGTCGTAGTGCCTGTGGAAAAGTCCGAAAAGCCGCGTCAAATCTGGATTTCAGTTGTCCACAGCACCCAAAAGGGTGCCTACTTTTCGAGGGTTACTGTCGAACCCGGGTGTTTTAAGCCCCGTGAGAGACTTCGCGCTTCACGAGCCATTAGAAGGCCCTCCCGGGCTTCGTACGTCCTCGCAGCGCCTCGAGCCCACATAACCATACGTGTGATAAACGTGCTTGCGATGGCCAAAATCTCGCAGCGCTGGGGATTGGCCTCGAACTCGCATAACCATACGTGTGATAAACGTGCTTGCGATGGCCAAGAACTAGCAGCACTGGAGATTGGCCTCCCAACTCGCATAACCACTCCGGTCTGCAGCGAGTTTTCCGTTTTACTTTCCGACCTGGCCCTGCACGGCTTGCGCCACCTTGATCATCTCATCAAGCGGCAAATCGCCGGTGGATAATCTGAACTCGACCCCATCATAAGTCCACGTCAACGTTTTCTTCGAATCGCCTGTGATGACGGCAAGCGTATAGCCCAAATCTACAATGTCGCCCGGAAGCGAGGAAACCGTCTGAGCCTGCGGCATCGACTCCACCAGCGTATAATTGAACTTGCCGGAATAGCGCAGGAGCACAGCTTGATCTTCTCCAAGCTTCATGTCGCGGATATCTTGCTTTTTCACACCGCTTGGGATGTACGTCGGCTCAATAACCCCAAATTGCTGCTTGGCCGCTGTTGCCTTGGATCCGTCGCTACCTGTTGCGCCGCTCGGAGTTGCACCTGCTGCCGAACCTGCTGTCGCGCCGCCCGGAGTTGCACCTGCTGCCGAACCCGCTATTGCGCCGTTCGCCCCGTTCGTGGAGCCCTTGGCTGAAGCACCACCTGTTGCAGAACTGTTCCCCGCAGCTCCTGCCCCAGCAGCCAAGCCCGTCGTTCCCGCACCGGTCGCCGAGTTATTCCCGGCCGTGCCGTTCGCTGCAGAGCCATTCGAAGCCGTACCGCCGGCCTGATTTTTCCCGCCGCTGCTGCCGTTACCGGCTTGCTCTGCCGTGCCATTGCTTTGGTTGGCTGCTCCATTGCCTGTTTGTGCATTTGCACCGGCGGCACCATTTGCGTTGCCCTTGCCGGCCTGCCCTGCGGTACCATTGCTTTGGTTGGCTGCTCCATTGCCTGTTTGTGCATTCGCACCGGCTGCACCATTTGCGTTACCCTTGCCGGCCTGCCCTGCGGTACCATTGCTTTGGTTGGCTGCTCCATTGCTTGTTTGTGCATTCGCACCAGCAGCACCATTTGCGTCACCCTTGCCGGCCTGCCCGGCGGTACCGTTATTGTTGCTATTCGCGGCACCTGTTGTCGCCTTCGCATCCGTACCTTTACCGGACGCCGCTCCGCCTGCATCCTTTGATGCCCCATCCCCCGTCTGTGCCGCAGCCGGCATCGACTTTTGAATGTTATAGCTTGTCATATTTCGCTGCATGTCAAAGGAATCCTTATCGAACTTCTTGCCAAATTCAAATTCCTTGAAGTCCACAATCACCATGACATTAGAATTCGCATCCGAAACCTCAACATGAGTAGGAGCCAAATCCTTCTTGTTCAGCCACACCTTTTGGCGAGCCAAGGACCCGTTTTGGTAATTAGCCTGTACATCAAAAACATACGAATCCTTATCCATCGTAAACTGACGTTCGTTATCCATCAAAATACTTTGCGCCAGCGATTGATACAAATACACCTGGCCTTGATTTTCCGGCCAATCGCTTTGGAAGCGGAAGCTTTTATTCAAATGCGGCGTCAGCACAAACACCCCATCATCATTCCGAAGCACGATTTGCGTAATATCCTTCTTCTCGTTTGTCAGCGAAATCCGGTAATAATGCGGAGCCTGAAAGCTCACATCCACCGCATACTCCTGCGGCTCCAGCCCCGTATGCAGCGTCATTTTCCCCGCACCGTGGTAGCTGTCCAGCTTGTTCATCACCCGATCCAAATCCTTGACAACTCCGGCGGAATCCTTCTTGCCTATTCCGCACCCTGCGAGCACAATAGCCAAACACATCATGATGCTTACCATCCATGTAGCCCGGCGCATTTCCTCATCCCCTTCATCGACAATTAATATTCACTGGTACATGTCTATGTGGGGACTTGGACAAATATGCAGACAAGGTTGGTTAAAAAAATATACCCTTATGTTTGGATAGAATGGTGATTTTACAAAATCCTCCAAAACAAGGGTATACCGTTCTGCTTAATACGTTATACAACCGATAAAGCTCTTGATTGGGTTCCGTACTTGTTATACATGACATGAATGAGAAATTTCAAACTGCTACCAATTATTTATAAATATCTAATGCCCTTCTTCGCCATCCGCATATTGAGTCAATTATGCAATGTATCTTTATATCTTTGTTATTTCAGTATTCAGTGTTCGGTAGTATTAATAACTTCTAATATGCATTCTTATTAATTAGACCGTTTGCGATAGTTTTAAAAATAATTTTGATATCAAATATGAAACTCCAATTCTCGATGTAGTAGATGTCATGTTTAATTCGATCCTCAATCGATGTATCGCCCCTTAGTCCACAAGCCTGCGCCCAACCTGTAATTCCGGGACGAATATGATGTTTAATCATGTATTTCGGAATTTCTTCTTTAAATTGTTCTACATAATATGGCCGTTCTGGTCGAGGTCCTACTACACTCATATGTCCAAGTAATACATTAAAAAATTGCGGCAATTCATCTAAACTTGTTTTACGCAAAAAAGCGCCAAATTTGGTTTTTCGTGGGTCATTTGCTGTAGTCCAACCTGTATCAACAACGCCAGGAGGCAATGCTCTCATCGACCTAAATTTATACATCATGAATGTTCTTCTATTTAAACCGACACGTTCTTGCTTAAAAATTATGGGACCAGGCGAACTTATCTTTACACCAACTGCTATAATTATTAGTAAGGGAGATAAAATTAATATAGCAGAAAGTGAAAAAACAATATCAAAAGCGCGTTTTAATAACCTATTCGTCATTTCGTCTAGAGGTACATCTCGAACATTTATTAACGGAATGCCTGCAAAATTATCAAAAAACGGTTTAGATGGCAAAATGTCAAAGTAATCGGGAATTATTAATGTCCTGACTCCAGCCTTTTCACATTGATTTATAATACTTGGCAGCTTTTTATGAGCTTCTAGAGGTAATGCGATTATTACTTCATCTACAATTGTATTATCAATAATTTGGGAAAGTTGATCAATAGTCCCCAGTATTGGTTCGATATTTTTATTTTGTATATCGTGTTCTTTTTGAAAATCATCTAAAAAACCAATCACTTTATACCCTATTTCTGGATGAACCTTTAGATTTTGGCAAAATTTACGTCCTACTGAACCCGCACCTATAATTAGTACAAATCTATTGTTATATCCTTTCTCTCTAATCTTTCGAAGGAATACTTTAAGAACAAATCTATAAATTGAAACAAAGATGATATTATTTAACAAGAATAAAGCCATGAAATGTCTTGATATATCAAGTTCTTTCGTAATGAATAATAAGCTAAGTAACATTAAAAGACTTATAATGTGTACCTGAATGACCTTAAAAAATTCGTAAGAAAAATTTTTTTTTCTTTTTGGATAGTATAAGAAAAACACATAACCTAGAACAACAGAAAATATGCAATATACAAAACTCCACGGAAAATATATATTGAATGGCAAGTGAGATTCAAACGAAATCATTTCACTTTGAAATTTTAGCCACCACGAAAAAATAAATGAAACTTCAATAAAAATTAGATCAATCAGCACATAAACCTGTGATAAAAATCTATCTTTTCCTCTAACCAATTCATCTCACCTCTAAATATAATGAGGTTTATCATTTTTTAATTTTCAAATAGTCTTTTAATGCGTCCTTCCAGTGTCTTAAATCCTCAAAATTATTTAACCTTATTGACATATGATCTAGAACTGAGTATTTAGGTCGGCTCGCAGGTCTGGGAAAATCCTCTGTACTACAAGGCAAAATCTTAGTATTAGTATTAGTTATGCTAAATATTGTGTTCGCAAATTCAAACCAAGAACAATAGCCGCTATTTGTTGCATGATAGATTCCATATAATTCGGTTTTTAGTAATGTATAAATAAATCTAGCTAAATCAAGTGTATAGGTAGGGGCCCCATGTTGATCATTAACAACTTTTATTTCATCTTTTTCTTTTGCTAAATTTAACATCGTATTAACAAAATTATTTCCATAAAAACCATAGACCCATGAGGTCCTTACTATGAAATATCTGCTAACCAGACTTTGTACAATGTCTTCCCCGGCCTTTTTGGATTTGCCATAGACATTTATCGGATTTGTTCGATCAAATTCATTATATGCTATTGAACTAGTTCCATCAAAAACATAGTCAGTACTTATATAAATTAATTTTGCCGAAACTTTTTCAGCAGCTACACAAATATTTCTCGTTCCATATGCATTAACCTCATAAGCTGTATCTTTATCTATTTCTGCTTGATCTACTTTTGTATATGCGGCTGAATGGATAATTACATCTGGTCTTATTTTTTGAACTAAGTCATCTACCAACGAAAAATTAATAATATTTAAGTTTTCTTTACCAAATGCAAAAACTTCAAGTTTTTGCTGACTATTTAAATAAATACTTAATTCTTTCCCGAGTTGTCCTGCAGCTCCTGTTATTAAAATTTTCATTTTACAGTTTCTCCGGTATGTTTATACAGTAATATTCTTCGTAATATTTGGAATATTCCCCATTTTTTACATTCTCCCACCAAAGATTATTTGTTAAATACCAATCAATTGTTTCTTTTATCCCTTCATTAAAAGAATATTTTGGTACCCATCCTAATTCTTTTTGAATTTTTGAAGAATCTATTGCATAACGTCTGTCATGGCCTAAACGATCAGAAACAAAAGTAATTATTTCATCGGATTTATTCAAATGGTTTAATATCAATTTAACGATTTCCAAATTTGTTTTTTCGTTATTCCCACCAATATTATAAACCTCCCCAGGTTTGCCTTTGTGAATAACTAAATCAATGGCTGTACAATGATCATTAACATGTAACCAGTCCCTTATATTTAGTCCATCTCCGTATATAGGCAATTTTTTTCCTTCTAATGCATTAGTCACCATCAAAGGAATTAACTTCTCAGGGAATTGAAATGGACCATAATTATTAGAGCAACGTGTGATATTAATCGGTAAACCATACGTTTCAAAATAAGCTTTAACAAACAAATCTGCACTTGCTTTACTTGCAGAATAAGGGCTATTTGGGGAAAGTGGTGTGCTTTCAGTGAATAGACCAGTTTTCCCAAGAGAACCGTATACCTCATCAGTAGAAATTTGTATAAACTTGCTTATCTTATTTTTGTAAGCAGCTTCAAGTAGAATCTGGGTTCCATATACATTTGTGTTTAAAAAAACCTCAGGGTTTTTTATACTTCGGTCTACATGCGACTCGGCAGCAAAATTAATGATAACATCAATATCTTCAATTAGAGAATTAATTAAATCCTTATCACATATATCACCTTTAACAAAGCGATAGTTTGGTTTCTTTTCAATATCTTTCAAATTCAATAAATTACCAGCATATGTTAATTTATCTAAATTAATTATTTTATAATTGGGGTAATTATTAAGCATATATTTCACAAAATTACTACCAAT
The window above is part of the Paenibacillus hamazuiensis genome. Proteins encoded here:
- a CDS encoding type II toxin-antitoxin system PemK/MazF family toxin, which produces MIVKRGDVFFADLSPVVGSEQGGVRPVLVIQNDIGNRFSPTVIVAAITAQIQKAKLPTHVEIDAEVHGFDRDSVILLEQIRTIDKQRLTDKITHLDEETMRKVDDALQISVGLIEF
- a CDS encoding CopG family ribbon-helix-helix protein, with translation MANAQNTKRIMISLPDYLLQEVDGIVEKENSNRSEFIRQAMKLYLMERKKRHLRESMQRGYMEMAKINLHMASEAFLAEEEADNTLDRLVSGV
- the alr gene encoding alanine racemase, which codes for MDPFYRPTRVEISLDALRHNLRAFQQVLPEHIKQMAVVKADAYGHGAYEVSKAALACGVEYIAVAFLDEGLELRQAGITAPILVLGYTPPEGVEIAWEHDITLNVYSLNVLEAIEELGRQGLFQLKPLKIHIKVDSGMNRLGLPTEAEAIAFIEKALQLPGVEVEGVFTHYACADEEDKTYTKQQHERFRRVVRHFEEKGVQFTYVHAGNSAAAIDTPELTFNMVRLGISMYGLYPSEEVNRRRIALEPVMSIKTGIVMLKTVPPGSGVSYGVTYFTQGEETLATLPIGYADGFSRMLSGKVSALVQGKRAPVVGRICMDQCMLNVTGFSDIHMEEEVVILGKQGDERITAEELAGLLGTINYEITCMISHRVPRVYTDNGTVVQTVNPLLKHKNG
- a CDS encoding IS1634 family transposase, with translation MYIRTISRKNKNGSITRYVQLAHNERNPVTGTPQAKVLYHFGRADELDMEGLKRLAASIHRFIGEPQAPSPSSAQPASVTLLSSRSLGGVWLLDQLWKKLGIGEAITRRLADREYRMPVERAIFAMVANRALAPSSKLAIEDWVDREVVIPDLPAFDVQHGYRAMDFLLTSEESIQREVFHTVADLLNLEVDLLFFDTTSTYFETEEDDEDDFRKTGYSKDHRPDLPQVVIGFAVTREGIPIRCWVWPGNTSDMNVVPQVKKDLIGWKLGRVITVVDRGFSSEDNLRVLQQSGGHYIAGEKMTSGKPTVEAALAHPGRFKTIRDNLEVKEIVVGDGEARKRYVLVRNPEEAKRDAARREAHLEQLRTELARLKELDGEAHTGAHCRLHSHPTYKRYLKTDKRGNLRIDLAAVKAMEHLDGKYLLRTSDDTLSTEDVALGYKQLLQVEAAFRTLKQSLELRPVYHRKEERIRAHVLLCWLALMLIRIAENQTGQTWREIRSLMQTLHLVEYRLDGGKLRQRTELTDEHRAIVSALQIAEPQQIWDISLS
- a CDS encoding outer membrane lipoprotein carrier protein LolA — encoded protein: MRRATWMVSIMMCLAIVLAGCGIGKKDSAGVVKDLDRVMNKLDSYHGAGKMTLHTGLEPQEYAVDVSFQAPHYYRISLTNEKKDITQIVLRNDDGVFVLTPHLNKSFRFQSDWPENQGQVYLYQSLAQSILMDNERQFTMDKDSYVFDVQANYQNGSLARQKVWLNKKDLAPTHVEVSDANSNVMVIVDFKEFEFGKKFDKDSFDMQRNMTSYNIQKSMPAAAQTGDGASKDAGGAASGKGTDAKATTGAANSNNNGTAGQAGKGDANGAAGANAQTSNGAANQSNGTAGQAGKGNANGAAGANAQTGNGAANQSNGTAGQAGKGNANGAAGANAQTGNGAANQSNGTAEQAGNGSSGGKNQAGGTASNGSAANGTAGNNSATGAGTTGLAAGAGAAGNSSATGGASAKGSTNGANGAIAGSAAGATPGGATAGSAAGATPSGATGSDGSKATAAKQQFGVIEPTYIPSGVKKQDIRDMKLGEDQAVLLRYSGKFNYTLVESMPQAQTVSSLPGDIVDLGYTLAVITGDSKKTLTWTYDGVEFRLSTGDLPLDEMIKVAQAVQGQVGK
- a CDS encoding undecaprenyl-phosphate glucose phosphotransferase codes for the protein MVRGKDRFLSQVYVLIDLIFIEVSFIFSWWLKFQSEMISFESHLPFNIYFPWSFVYCIFSVVLGYVFFLYYPKRKKNFSYEFFKVIQVHIISLLMLLSLLFITKELDISRHFMALFLLNNIIFVSIYRFVLKVFLRKIREKGYNNRFVLIIGAGSVGRKFCQNLKVHPEIGYKVIGFLDDFQKEHDIQNKNIEPILGTIDQLSQIIDNTIVDEVIIALPLEAHKKLPSIINQCEKAGVRTLIIPDYFDILPSKPFFDNFAGIPLINVRDVPLDEMTNRLLKRAFDIVFSLSAILILSPLLIIIAVGVKISSPGPIIFKQERVGLNRRTFMMYKFRSMRALPPGVVDTGWTTANDPRKTKFGAFLRKTSLDELPQFFNVLLGHMSVVGPRPERPYYVEQFKEEIPKYMIKHHIRPGITGWAQACGLRGDTSIEDRIKHDIYYIENWSFIFDIKIIFKTIANGLINKNAY
- the rfbD gene encoding dTDP-4-dehydrorhamnose reductase, coding for MKILITGAAGQLGKELSIYLNSQQKLEVFAFGKENLNIINFSLVDDLVQKIRPDVIIHSAAYTKVDQAEIDKDTAYEVNAYGTRNICVAAEKVSAKLIYISTDYVFDGTSSIAYNEFDRTNPINVYGKSKKAGEDIVQSLVSRYFIVRTSWVYGFYGNNFVNTMLNLAKEKDEIKVVNDQHGAPTYTLDLARFIYTLLKTELYGIYHATNSGYCSWFEFANTIFSITNTNTKILPCSTEDFPRPASRPKYSVLDHMSIRLNNFEDLRHWKDALKDYLKIKK
- the rfbB gene encoding dTDP-glucose 4,6-dehydratase, giving the protein MNLLVTGGAGFIGSNFVKYMLNNYPNYKIINLDKLTYAGNLLNLKDIEKKPNYRFVKGDICDKDLINSLIEDIDVIINFAAESHVDRSIKNPEVFLNTNVYGTQILLEAAYKNKISKFIQISTDEVYGSLGKTGLFTESTPLSPNSPYSASKASADLFVKAYFETYGLPINITRCSNNYGPFQFPEKLIPLMVTNALEGKKLPIYGDGLNIRDWLHVNDHCTAIDLVIHKGKPGEVYNIGGNNEKTNLEIVKLILNHLNKSDEIITFVSDRLGHDRRYAIDSSKIQKELGWVPKYSFNEGIKETIDWYLTNNLWWENVKNGEYSKYYEEYYCINIPEKL